The sequence GTCTTGTCCGATTAAGCTTTCTGGCATATAAGGTGTTAAAATATTCACATTGGAATTCATTAGATTTTCTACACTTGCTTCATGGGCACGGAAAGTGTCACGACGGTGAACCAGGGATACCTCTTTTGCAATAGGTTCTAACATTAATGCCCAGTCGACCGCTGAGTCTCCACCACCAAATAACACAACACGCTGATCACGGAACTTATCCATATTATCAACGAAATAATGGAGATTTTTATCTTCAAATTGTTCAGCATTTTCGATAGTAAGTTTTCGCGGTTGAAATGCACCATTTCCACCAGTGATAATGATTACTTTAGAGTAATGCTCTTCGGTAGGAGTAGTAATTCGGAAAGTTTCTTCATCTATACGCTCTACGCTTTCCACAGATTGGTCCAAGACAATTTCCGGCTTAAACATATCAGTTTGTTCTTTTAAATTATCTACCAGTTCTTGCGCACGAACTTTTGGAAAGCCAGCAATATCATAAATATACTTCTCAGGATATAAAGCACTGAGCTGTCCGCCAATTTGTGGAAGACTTTCAATTATTTTGACAGAAGACTGTCTTAAACCACCGTAAAAGGCAGTAAATAATCCAACCGGCCCTGCGCCGATTATGGTTATATCATACACTTCATTTGACATCTAAGATTCCCCCTAATGCATACATCAATGACATTTATTTTAACACAATACTGCTGATTATGTCATTATTGCAAGGTTTTAATTCACGATTTGTACAAATTGCTAAACTTAAAAAATTTGTCTAAAAAATTATACAAAAATAAAATAAGGGTTGAAAAATGTCGTGAAAAGGGCTAACATATACTATGGACTAATTAGTAATATAGTTGTATCCTTGCGGAGTAGTACGTGAAAAATATCACGAACTACACAGAAAAATAATTAAATGGATGTGAGAAGCATGAATAACCCAAAAATAGTTATACTTGGAGCGGGCTATGGTGGATTAACTACTGTTGCAAAATTACAAAAAAAACTAGGTGTAAATGACGCGCAAATTACACTTGTCAACAAAAACGACTATCATTATGAATCTACATGGTTGCATGAAGCAGCTGCAGGTACACTGCACCATGATCGTAGCCGAGTTAAGATTGCTGATCTAATTGACTCAGCGAAAGTGAATTTCGTACAAGATACGGTAACAGCTATTAAACCGGATGAAAAGAAAGTGGAACTAGAGGATGGAAATGTGCTTGACTATGATTATTTAGTTGTGGCACTTGGCTTTGAAGCAGCTACATTTGGAATTCCAGGACTGCTTGAAAATGCATTTACGATTGGAAGCATTAATAAAGCACGTCAAATTCGCGAGCATATTGATTATCAATTTGCAACGTATAACAATGAACCGGAAGCGAAGCAAGAACGTCTAAATATCGTTGTTGGCGGTGGCGGTTTTACTGGTATTGAATTTGTTGGTGAATTAGCAAACCGTGTGCCACAGCTTTGTGAAGAATATGACATTGACCGAAATAAAGTACGCATTATCGTTGTAGAAGCTATGGATTCTATTATGCCAGGATTCGATCCTGAATTAATCGAATATGCGATGAATTCATTAGAAGCACGTGGTGTAGAATTTAAGCTAGGTGCTTTCTTGAAAGAAGTACGTGCTGAAGGTATTACAGTAGAACAAAACGGTGAAAAAGAAGATATCCCAACGATGACAACTGTATGGGCGGCCGGTGTTAGGGCTAATCACTTGGTTGAGGAATCTGCCTTAGAAGATAACCGTGGTAAAGTAGAAGTAACGCCAGAATTACGTGCACCGTCTCATGAAGATGTGTTCGTTGTTGGAGATTGTGCGTTAGTATGGAATAAAGAAATCGATCGTCCATATCCACCAACAGCTCAGATTGCGATGCAAGAAGCAGAAGTTTGTGCACATAACTTGATCGCGCTGGTAAAAGGTGGAGAATTAGAACATTTTGAATTCATTAATAGAGGTACGGTCTGCTCATTAGGTCATAATGATGCAATGGGTTCTATTTTTGGAGGCAAAAAAATCTTCGGTTGGACAGCTTCTGTAATGAAAAAAGTAATCGACAACCGTGCTTTATTTAAAATCGGTGGAGTCGGATTACTATTGAAAAAAGGGAAGTTTAATTTCTTTTCATAATAGGTGAAAAAAACAGAGGATCGATTCCTCTGTTTTTTCTTTCACTGACGACTGTTCATTTCTTACAATCCATTGAACACTATTGCGCTTGGGAGCACCTCAAGCTACAATATAATGTGTGCACAGATTTTGATATAGTGGAAGAGGAGTTTAGCAATGATCCAATTATTTATATCGGTTCTTCTATTTTTTGTCTTGTTTTTTGGTATTAGTTTTATTCTTAATATGATATTACGACAAACTTGGCTGATGGCTTTTGTTTTTCCGATAATTGTCATATTAATTGTGGATACCTTTTCATTTTCTACATATTTCAAAGATCCCGGTTTTGCCTTTTCAACGTTGTGGCATGAAATTATTACATTGGGTTATCAAGATGCCATTATTCTATCTTCTGGATTTATTGGTACCCTTACAGCTGGTTTTGTCATACGTTTCTTACGGAAAAACGGCTACCAAATGTTTTAACATCGGAAAAATGTATAATTTCCGTACGTAGTGGAAAAGATTACACCTAGAGAGGTGTGATCTTTTTATGTTAGTAAAAAAAATGATTAAGAATCTAGTAATGGTCCTCATGTTTTTTTGTGCTGTCATTTCCAGTTTTACGATGATATCAAATGTATCAGCTAAGGAAGTAATTACTAGCTTGCGAGATGGTGGCGAAGCATACACGTTTCATTATCAACAAGACAGAGATGTATTAGCGAAAAAAAAATATACTAATTTTCGCAATAATACCACATATATTTCGAGTGAAGAAATCAATGCTCCGGCGACTTTAGAAGAAACGTTAGATTTAAGTCAATATGAGAAGAAGCATGTTGTTGCTACCGGTTATACTGCTGGTGTGGAATCGACCGGTAAGTCACCGGATCATCCGGCCTATGGTATCACTTACTCCGGAGTGAAAGTAACCAGAGACTTATATTCGACGATTGCAGCAGATATTGACGTTTTTCCAATAGGTACGATACTTTATGTTCCTGATTATGGTTATGGAGTTGTGGCTGATACAGGTGGTGCGATCAATGGTCATAAAATTGATCTGTATTATCCAACTGTGAAAGAAGTTTATGACAAATGGGGCAAGAAAAACGTGGATGTTTATGTCGTGGAATATGGTGAAGGTAAATTGACGGAAGATGTTTTATCAGAATTAAATAACACCGAAGCATTGCAAGTATTCAGGTCGCAGTATAAAGCAGAGTAAAAAAACAGCCTTTTATAGGCTGTTTTTTTACTTATAACCAACTCCAGTTATTGCAGCGAATAAGACATGATTATATATGTTCTGATAATATGGATTATGTTAAGTGGACCTGTCTTACATTGAGGCCATTTTGATAGATTTCATCTGCTATGTAAAGCTCTGGAAATATGCTCCGCAGGACTCGAAGGTGGTTGGACGGAGCGGTATCCCAACACAAAAAACATGTCAAAATGACTTCAAGGCTGGTTGATGTAATCCATATTCTGGGAACTTGTATATTATTTGCATCAATAGGACCGGAGAATTATGTCCGGTTTTTCAACTACTAGGTATTTAGAAAAGCGGATAGAGTAAGAAAGCTAAGATGATTCCTGTTAATCCACCAAAGAACACTTCAATTGGCTGATGTCCTAGCAACTCTTTTAATTCTTTTTGCTTTTCGTATTCCCCTTTTTGTGCCCATCCTTTTGCCTCTGATACAAAGTGATGGAAGTCTTTAACTAAGGTATTTAATAAAATGGCTTGTTCCCCAGCCTGTCTCCGAATCCCTGTTGCATCAAACATAATGATGACTGCAAATACACAGGATACCGCGAAAAGACCTGAGGAAACACCGTGTTCGATGCCGATCCCAGTCGCTAGTGACGTGACAGCAGCAGAGTGGCTGCTCGGCATACCTCCAGTGCTAAATGCAAGACCAGGCTTAAATTCCTTCGTTGCAATCAGGTGAAGTGGGACTTTAACAGTTTGGGCGAAAGTGATTGAAATTAATGCAGCCCACAGTGGAAAATTTTCGAAAAGCTCCAATGAGAACATCCTCTCTTTCTTTCAGATGGATAAAAGTACAGTAATATGTATGCTAACTATTATAGCATAGCATTTACCTGTTTAGTATTGATTAAACATCAATTAACATGCTCTTAATAATGAAAAAGATGAGATCCGTTACGCCACTCATCTTTTCTTTATATACACTACCTAGCGGATTTGCTAGGTAGCTTTGCATATTATCTGAGTGATCTGCATAGAATGAACAATCAACCTATTTCACAGCAGCATCAAGAGCAACTTCAATCATTTCGTTAAAGGTTGTTTGACGTTCTTCAGCTGTTGTTTCTTCACCGGTTACGATGTGATCAGACACAGTCAGAACAGATAAAGCATGACGATTATATTTGGCAGCCAAAGTGTACAAGGCGGTTGTCTCCATTTCAATTCCTAATACGTTATAGGTGTCCAGCAATTCTAACATTTCTGGCATGTTATCTCGGTAAAAGCTGTCACTGGTAAAGACATTTCCGACTCTTAACGACAGTCCCTTTTCCACACCAGTATCATATGCCTTTTTTAATAATTCAAAATCTGCAGTTGGCGCATAATCAATTCCACCAAATACCACTCTGTTCATTTGAGAATCGGTAGATGATGTACTGGCAAGTATCACATCACGAACCTTGACATTTTTTTTAATCGCACCACATGTACCAACTCGAATGAGATTCTGAACATCATAGCTTTGGATGAGTTCATTGACGTAAATAGAAATAGATGGAACGCCCATGCCAGTCCCTTGTACAGAAATCTTTTTTCCTTTATATGTACCTGTATAGCCGTACATTCCTCTTACTTCATTGTAACAAAAAACGTTCTCTAAAAAGTTTTCTGCAATATATTTTGCGCGTAACGGATCACCAGGAAGAAGAATTGTATCTGCTATGTCTCCTTTGTTAGCACCGATATGTACACTCATGAATTAGCCCTCCTTAAGGCAGAATAATATAATTCAAAAATATCATAACGAATATTGAATTACAAACGCTACCCTTAGCAGTGCTTCATGAATTTTTTCATTTTTTAGTTTCTAAATTTCTTTATATCGTATATAATATATTTAGTTAGCGATTTCACAAGTCCAATAATGACGCTTGGTTGTGATCGATGATCGATTGTAGAGGAGGAATTTTAATATGAAAGAGCAATCATTTACTATTCAAAGTGACACAGGTATTCACGCAAGACCAGCGACCCTATTAGTTAACAAAGCTGGGCAATATGAATCACATGTGGAATTACATTATAATGGAAAAACAGTTAACCTAAAATCCATTATGGGGGTTATGTCACTAGGTGTACCTAAAGGCGCTGAAATTCGTATTACTGTTGATGGGAATGACGAAGAGCAGGCTTTAGAAGGAATTGCTGAAACAATTGAAGAGCATTTAGGTAAGTAAGGGAAAAAGCTAGTTTTGATACTAGCTTTTTTTGTGTTAATATATAGGAAACATCTTACAAAACATCGAATTCCCGATGATATTTTCAATTAGAAGGTAAGTGATACGGATGATGGAGTTTCTTTACTTTCCAGAGGATAAGTCATTATACATTCCCGCAGTATTAAGTTTGCTTGTTTTTGTGATAGGGGCATGTGCGACGATGTACTGGATTAAGAAAGCATCAAAAAAAGAACAGGAAAAATGGGAACAGGAATATGATGAGTTAAAAGATTGATTAACTTTTCTTTTGTTTGTCCATACTAAGTAATGGACAAGTTAAGAGGAGTCGATCAGCATGTATAGAAAGCTAACCATCATTTCAATTTTGTCATTAGTTATACTTATGAGCTGTCAAGGTGAAAACAACCGTTCTCCATTGGAAGTGCGACTTTTTAATGTTGATAAAGATGCAGTAGGAACTGCTACATTTAAAGAACAAACAGATAAAGTATCAGTTCAAATAAAAGTGGAAGGTTTGGAACCGGGATTTCATGGTGTCCATATTCATGAATATGCGAAATGTGAGGGGCCGGATTTTGAATCAGCGGGAAATCATTTTAATCCAGAAGGCCAGGAGCATGGTTTAATGCATCCAGACGGTCCGCATTTAGGAGATATGCCAAATCTTGAAGTGTCTGCAGATGGAACAGCTGATGTGGAATTTGAATTACCCGGTGTGACATTGATGGATGGGGATAAATCATTGTTAAGAGAAGATGGCACCTCTATTATTATCCATAGTGGACCGGATGATGGGGTTTCACAGCCTTCAGGTAATTCTGGTGAACGGTTAGTTTGTGGTGTTATTTCACTGGACGATGCTAACAATGAAGAAAAACCGACAGATCCGACACAAACGAATAAAGAGGAAGAAGAGTAAAGCTTTTGCTTACTCTTCTTTTTGTTTGGTGAAAATTTAGTATGTCAGAAAAATATTATCGTTTCGTCCCGTTTCTATACATTACCGATATTTTACAAGTAATTCTTTCTTAATTGGATTATAGTTGGATTAAGCCTGTTTTTTCAATTTTAATGCATCCATTATTCTGTTTGTTCCTTCTTTGACAAGAGAAAATGGGCATGCCACATTCATCCGCATAAATCCTGTTCCTTCTTCGCCAAATGACACACCATCATTAAGGCCGACTTTGGCTTGTGTCTGGAGAAAGTCTTTAAGATCAGCTTGTGAAAGCTGTAATTTGCGGAAATCTAACCACACTAAATAGGTTCCTTCCGGGCGGATAACATCCACCTCCGGATGATTAGCGAATGCTTCCTCTACATAGTCAATATTTTTAGTTAATTGGGTCAGCAGCTGTTCAAGCCAGTCTCTGCCATGCTGATAAGCAGCATCCAACGCGGTTATTCCCATTGTATTCAATATATGTATTCCTTGCTTTTGGAATGTTTTCTCTAAGGCCTCGCGCTTCTGGCGATCTGATACGATAGCATAGGACACTTGTAAGCCAGCGAGGTTAAAAGTTTTAGTTGGTGACATACATGTAATAATTTGATCGGTCATCTCTTCATCCAATTTTGCTACAGGAATGTGCTTATGTTCTGAGTATACTAAGTCTGCATGAATTTCATCAGATAAAATCAGTACATTATATTTTTTACAAAGCGCAACGATTTTACGCAATTCATCTTCTGTCCAGACTCGTCCGACTGGATTGTGCGGATTACACAAGATAAACGCCTTTACACCTTCTTGCAGCTTTGCTTCGAAATCCTCAAAATCGATTTCATAGCGATGATTACTTAACAGCAGTTGATTGGTGACTAATTCACGATCGTGATTAGTGACAATTTGGTAGAATGGGGGATAGACAGGTGTCTGAATTAAGACTTTGTCTCCTTTATTCGTAAATGTTTGAATTGCCATATAGAGTGTAGTAATAACACCTGGGCTATATAGAATAGATGTTTTTTTAATTTGCCAATCATGTCGGTCGCTTAGCCAGTCCATGATAGTGCTTGCCAATGCATGATCAGTAAATGTATAGCCAAATACACCGTGTTGTGCTCTTGCGGTTAAGGCATTTTTTACTGCTTCCGGAACTTCAAAATCCATATCTGCTACCCACATCGGTAAGACATCTTCAGCTCCATATAGAGATTTCACTAAATCCCATTTTACCGCTCGGGTATTTTTCCGTTCGATTTGTTTATCAAAAGAATGCGTCATTTCTTTCCACTCCTTTTTCATAAGCTATTTCTATCTAATCATAACGTTGGAGGAAAAAAAAGTGTAATGCATTACGAAGTTTGAACCTTGTTCCTTGATAAAATTTTTTCAGCAATCATATTAGGGACTTCTTCTGGTAATAAATGCCCGGCACGCTCGAAGGTTGTTAAAGTAGCTTTCGGTATATACTTAATTAGCTCATAACCAATATGATAAGGGATAATTTCATCATTCTTACCCCAAAAGATCGATACAGGAATATCTATTTCTGACAGTGCTTGTTCAGATAAGTCTCCTTGATGATCGTTGAGTATTTTGATGATACACGGATACATACTATGATTGAGGAATGGTTGCTTATAATGCTCCAGCATCTCATCGGTAATTAAATGATCATGATAAATAGAATGACGGAGCATTTCATATACTCCTTTTCTCTTCAATAGCCGTCGTGCTAAAAATGGCGAAAGCGGGTTATGGCAAATTGCTTTGGCAAATAGTGGCGAATGCTTCATAAAACTGCATGGCGCCAGTAAATATAGCTCGGTAATTTGATTAAGCTGGTGAGCACAACGCAATGCAATCTGACCACCCATTGAATGTCCGACTATTGCAGCAGTCTCAATAAAATGATCTGCCATGATGAATTGTATAGCTTCCACCATGTGATCATACGAAAATAAACAAGATTTTGATTTTTCACTGTTTCCAAAGGGCGGGATATCTATCGTAAGTAATTGAAAGTCATTTTGAATTTTAGGAATAACTTTACGATAGCAGTAGGATGAAGCCAAAAAGCCATGGAGTAAAATGATAGTTGGTTTTGTTGGATTTGCATAGAATTGATAGCTAATAATATGACCTTTGAATGGGATGGTGTTCATCTGTCCTAAGCGCTCCTTCACTTAAGAAAAAAATAAGCAAAGCGATGTATCGCTTTGCTATCCAGGGGGAATACGAGAAAGTCTTACATATTTATATATTTCCCAATTACGTTTATTTTAAACCTGTTTTTTAAAAAAAGAGACAAAAATTGATTATCAACCAATCCTTTGCTATTTTCTACTGATATATGCTAACATTACATAATGTTTACAACATATATCGATGGTATAAATAGATAGAGGAGATGGAACGTATGTCAGATCATTTTCAGGTAGGAGATATAGTAGAAGGTGTCGTCAGTGGTGTACAGCCGTATGGTGCCTTTGTTTCTATTGATGAGAATACACAAGGCTTGGTACACATATCAGAAGTAACTAACGGATTTGTAAAAAACATTTCAGATCATATTAAAGAAGGGGACAAGGTAAAAGTAAAAATCATTGATGTAGATGAGCAGGACAACAAATTTGCACTGTCTATACGTGCTCTTGAATCAAAAGAGAAAATGGAACGTCAGCAAAGTACGATAAGTGATAAAGAAGGAGAGCACGGGTTTAATACATTAAAGGATAAGTTGAAAGAATGGATTAAACAGTCAGAATAAAGTGAAAACCAACAACAAATTAATGATGTTGTTGGTTTATTTATTATACGGTAGGATAGCATAAAATTTTAGCAATGATGAAGCACGACGTAGCGAAAAATGTAGAATAAGAAAAACTTCGGCACTCGCCAATAGACGAGACGAATGCCGAGTTATTCTAATCGGAGAAAGTCTTATTCTTTCTGTATCATCTATCATTTGAATCGAACAAAAAGGAAATGCTAATAATACCTGCAATGCCGACAAGTGTATAAATAATACGGGCAAAGGTGCCTTCCTGACTGCCGCCACCAAAAATTGCGGCGACCAGGTCAAATTGAAACAGTCCTATTAATAACCAATTAATTGCCCCGATTATAACGAGAATTAAGGCAAGTTTTTTCATTAGAGCACTCTCCTTTCTTGTAATAGTTGGAAGTGAAACTTATTTTGTGTACTTTGATTTCAGAATATACAACTTAAGTCTATTCTTATATATAGAAATATTGGTTATTTTCAGAAGTTTTTTGAAAAATCTCATTTTGCATTGCTTGATTTAGGAGACAGGATTCGGTACATTTAAATAGTGAGATAAAATTATTGGAGGTTACAAGAACATGACACATGTACGTTTTGATTATGAGAAAGCTTTGACTTTCTTTGGGGAACATGAACTTGAATATTTGAAAGAGCCTGTAAAGCTAGCACATGAAATGGTACATAACAAAACAGGCGCAGGTAACGACTTTCTAGGATGGGTCAATCTGCCAACTGATTATGATAAGGAAGAGTTTGCACGTATTAAAAAATCAGCAGATAAAATTAAATCTGACTCCGATGTACTGTTAGTGGTTGGTATTGGCGGTTCTTATTTAGGAGCTCGTGCTGCTATCGAAATGTTAAACCATTCCTTTTACAATGAATTAGCTAAAGACCAGCGTGATACGCCACAAGTATTTTTCGTTGGAAATAGCATTAGTGCACCATACATTAATGATCTGTTTGATGTATTAAAAGATAAAGACGTTTCTGTAAATGTTATTTCAAAGAGTGGTACAACTACTGAGCCAGCGATCGCTTTCCGTATTTTCCGTAAGTTCTTAGAAGAGAAATATGGCGTGGAAGAAGCAAGAAAACGTATCTATGCTACTACTGACAAAGCGAAAGGTGCGTTAAAAACGTTAGCAACAGAAGAAGGATATGAGAGCTTTGTTATTCCTGACGATGTAGGTGGACGCTATTCAGTATTAACTGCTGTAGGACTGTTACCAATCGCCGTAAGTGGTGTTGATATTGATAGTATGATGGAAGGTGCTCAAAAAGCACAACAAGAACTTAGCGAAGCAGATTTAGCGAAGAATCCTGCCTATCAATATGCTGCGGTACGAAATATCCTTTACAATAAAGGTAACACGATCGAAATGTTAATCAATTATGAACCATCCTTACAGTATTTCTCAGAGTGGTGGAAGCAGCTTTTCGGTGAAAGTGAAGGGAAAGATTTTAAAGGAATTTATCCTTCTTCAGCAAACTTCTCTACTGATCTGCATTCATTAGGTCAGTATGTGCAAGAGGGACGTCGTGATATTTTTGAAACAGTCCTTCATGTCGAAGAACCGAAATCTAATATTACAAT is a genomic window of Gracilibacillus salinarum containing:
- the yugI gene encoding S1 domain-containing post-transcriptional regulator GSP13; protein product: MSDHFQVGDIVEGVVSGVQPYGAFVSIDENTQGLVHISEVTNGFVKNISDHIKEGDKVKVKIIDVDEQDNKFALSIRALESKEKMERQQSTISDKEGEHGFNTLKDKLKEWIKQSE
- a CDS encoding DUF378 domain-containing protein; the protein is MKKLALILVIIGAINWLLIGLFQFDLVAAIFGGGSQEGTFARIIYTLVGIAGIISISFLFDSNDR
- a CDS encoding YuiB family protein, with protein sequence MIQLFISVLLFFVLFFGISFILNMILRQTWLMAFVFPIIVILIVDTFSFSTYFKDPGFAFSTLWHEIITLGYQDAIILSSGFIGTLTAGFVIRFLRKNGYQMF
- a CDS encoding MalY/PatB family protein; protein product: MTHSFDKQIERKNTRAVKWDLVKSLYGAEDVLPMWVADMDFEVPEAVKNALTARAQHGVFGYTFTDHALASTIMDWLSDRHDWQIKKTSILYSPGVITTLYMAIQTFTNKGDKVLIQTPVYPPFYQIVTNHDRELVTNQLLLSNHRYEIDFEDFEAKLQEGVKAFILCNPHNPVGRVWTEDELRKIVALCKKYNVLILSDEIHADLVYSEHKHIPVAKLDEEMTDQIITCMSPTKTFNLAGLQVSYAIVSDRQKREALEKTFQKQGIHILNTMGITALDAAYQHGRDWLEQLLTQLTKNIDYVEEAFANHPEVDVIRPEGTYLVWLDFRKLQLSQADLKDFLQTQAKVGLNDGVSFGEEGTGFMRMNVACPFSLVKEGTNRIMDALKLKKQA
- a CDS encoding phosphocarrier protein HPr is translated as MKEQSFTIQSDTGIHARPATLLVNKAGQYESHVELHYNGKTVNLKSIMGVMSLGVPKGAEIRITVDGNDEEQALEGIAETIEEHLGK
- a CDS encoding 3D domain-containing protein, producing MLVKKMIKNLVMVLMFFCAVISSFTMISNVSAKEVITSLRDGGEAYTFHYQQDRDVLAKKKYTNFRNNTTYISSEEINAPATLEETLDLSQYEKKHVVATGYTAGVESTGKSPDHPAYGITYSGVKVTRDLYSTIAADIDVFPIGTILYVPDYGYGVVADTGGAINGHKIDLYYPTVKEVYDKWGKKNVDVYVVEYGEGKLTEDVLSELNNTEALQVFRSQYKAE
- the deoD gene encoding purine-nucleoside phosphorylase, translating into MSVHIGANKGDIADTILLPGDPLRAKYIAENFLENVFCYNEVRGMYGYTGTYKGKKISVQGTGMGVPSISIYVNELIQSYDVQNLIRVGTCGAIKKNVKVRDVILASTSSTDSQMNRVVFGGIDYAPTADFELLKKAYDTGVEKGLSLRVGNVFTSDSFYRDNMPEMLELLDTYNVLGIEMETTALYTLAAKYNRHALSVLTVSDHIVTGEETTAEERQTTFNEMIEVALDAAVK
- a CDS encoding alpha/beta fold hydrolase, which encodes MNTIPFKGHIISYQFYANPTKPTIILLHGFLASSYCYRKVIPKIQNDFQLLTIDIPPFGNSEKSKSCLFSYDHMVEAIQFIMADHFIETAAIVGHSMGGQIALRCAHQLNQITELYLLAPCSFMKHSPLFAKAICHNPLSPFLARRLLKRKGVYEMLRHSIYHDHLITDEMLEHYKQPFLNHSMYPCIIKILNDHQGDLSEQALSEIDIPVSIFWGKNDEIIPYHIGYELIKYIPKATLTTFERAGHLLPEEVPNMIAEKILSRNKVQTS
- a CDS encoding superoxide dismutase family protein: MYRKLTIISILSLVILMSCQGENNRSPLEVRLFNVDKDAVGTATFKEQTDKVSVQIKVEGLEPGFHGVHIHEYAKCEGPDFESAGNHFNPEGQEHGLMHPDGPHLGDMPNLEVSADGTADVEFELPGVTLMDGDKSLLREDGTSIIIHSGPDDGVSQPSGNSGERLVCGVISLDDANNEEKPTDPTQTNKEEEE
- a CDS encoding divergent PAP2 family protein, giving the protein MELFENFPLWAALISITFAQTVKVPLHLIATKEFKPGLAFSTGGMPSSHSAAVTSLATGIGIEHGVSSGLFAVSCVFAVIIMFDATGIRRQAGEQAILLNTLVKDFHHFVSEAKGWAQKGEYEKQKELKELLGHQPIEVFFGGLTGIILAFLLYPLF
- a CDS encoding NAD(P)/FAD-dependent oxidoreductase, encoding MNNPKIVILGAGYGGLTTVAKLQKKLGVNDAQITLVNKNDYHYESTWLHEAAAGTLHHDRSRVKIADLIDSAKVNFVQDTVTAIKPDEKKVELEDGNVLDYDYLVVALGFEAATFGIPGLLENAFTIGSINKARQIREHIDYQFATYNNEPEAKQERLNIVVGGGGFTGIEFVGELANRVPQLCEEYDIDRNKVRIIVVEAMDSIMPGFDPELIEYAMNSLEARGVEFKLGAFLKEVRAEGITVEQNGEKEDIPTMTTVWAAGVRANHLVEESALEDNRGKVEVTPELRAPSHEDVFVVGDCALVWNKEIDRPYPPTAQIAMQEAEVCAHNLIALVKGGELEHFEFINRGTVCSLGHNDAMGSIFGGKKIFGWTASVMKKVIDNRALFKIGGVGLLLKKGKFNFFS
- a CDS encoding glucose-6-phosphate isomerase — encoded protein: MTHVRFDYEKALTFFGEHELEYLKEPVKLAHEMVHNKTGAGNDFLGWVNLPTDYDKEEFARIKKSADKIKSDSDVLLVVGIGGSYLGARAAIEMLNHSFYNELAKDQRDTPQVFFVGNSISAPYINDLFDVLKDKDVSVNVISKSGTTTEPAIAFRIFRKFLEEKYGVEEARKRIYATTDKAKGALKTLATEEGYESFVIPDDVGGRYSVLTAVGLLPIAVSGVDIDSMMEGAQKAQQELSEADLAKNPAYQYAAVRNILYNKGNTIEMLINYEPSLQYFSEWWKQLFGESEGKDFKGIYPSSANFSTDLHSLGQYVQEGRRDIFETVLHVEEPKSNITIEKEEQDLDGLNYLAGETLDFVNEKAFQGTLLAHTDGQVPNLLVHLPKLDAYTFGYVVYFFEKACAISGYLLGVNPFDQPGVEAYKKNMFALLGKPGFEEEKAKLEKRL